The Mobula birostris isolate sMobBir1 chromosome 11, sMobBir1.hap1, whole genome shotgun sequence genome has a segment encoding these proteins:
- the rpsa gene encoding small ribosomal subunit protein uS2: protein MSGGLDVLQMKEEDVLKFLAASTHLGSTNLDFQMEQYVYKRKSDGIYIINLKKTWEKLLLAARAIVSIENPADVCVISSRPFGQRAVLKFAAATGATPIAGRFTPGTFTNQIQAAFREPRLLVVTDPRQDHQPLTEASYVNIPTIAMCNTDSPLRYVDIAIPCNNKGAHSIGLMWWMLAREVLRMRGTISREHPWEVMPDLYFYRDPDEIEKEEQAAAEKAAGKEEYQGEWTAPVAEFVQPEVTDWSEGVQVPSVPIQQFSAATGKNLAETLEAANPYVKPAAFTADTATKDWSAQPAAEDWSAAPTTQAPEWGGATADWS from the exons ATGTCCGGAGGTCTAGATGTACTACAGATGAAGGAGGAGGATGTCCTCAAGTTCCTTGCTGCTTCCACTCATCTGGGTAGTACCAACCTGGACTTCCAGATGGAGCAGTACGTCTACAAGAGGAAGAGTGATG GTATCTACATCATTAATCTGAAGAAAACGTGGGAGAAGCTGCTTCTGGCTGCCCGTGCCATCGTCTCCATCGAGAATCCAGCTGATGTTTGTGTCATCTCTTCCAGACCATTCGGCCAG CGTGCTGTCCTGAAGTTTGCTGCTGCCACTGGTGCGACTCCCATTGCCGGAAGATTCACCCCAGGTACATTCACCAATCAGATCCAGGCTGCCTTCAGGGAACCCCGCTTGCTGGTCGTAACAGATCCCCGCCAGGACCACCAGCCCTTGACTGAAGCATCGTACGTCAACATCCCCACCATTGCCATGTGCAACACCGACTCGCCCCTCCGGTATGTGGACATCGCTATTCCATGCAACAACAAG GGCGCACACTCCATTGGTCTGATGTGGTGGATGCTTGCCCGTGAGGTGCTGCGCATGCGAGGTACCATCAGCCGTGAACATCCATGGGAAGTGATGCCTGATTTGTACTTCTACAGGGATCCTGATGAG ATTGAGAAGGAGGAGCAGGCTGCTGCCGAGAAGGCTGCTGGTAAGGAGGAGTACCAAGGGGAATGGACTGCTCCAGTTGCAGAGTTCGTTCAGCCGGAAGTTACCGACTGGTCTGAGGGCGTGCAGGTACCTTCTGTGCCAATCCAGCAGTTCTCTGCTGCAACTggtaaaaatctggctgagacgCTGGAGGCAGCTAATCCGTACGTCAAGCCCGCAGCATTCACCGCCGATACAGCTACAA AGGATTGGAGTGCCCAGCCTGCTGCTGAAGACTGGTCTGCTGCACCGACTACACAGGCTCCCGAATGGGGTGGTGCCACAGCTGATTGGTCTTAA